The Arachis hypogaea cultivar Tifrunner chromosome 14, arahy.Tifrunner.gnm2.J5K5, whole genome shotgun sequence genome has a segment encoding these proteins:
- the LOC112741435 gene encoding pentatricopeptide repeat-containing protein At1g02060, chloroplastic → MRSGLRWATAEDLNSGPQSLLSQVFTKERFIPISNFSSNPCAVLRKLWSEKTDNHTRVQELHQNEKPRSRNSCKRAKDMANLINYKPWSNQLLSSFTTLLSKTNVLQTLRHIKEPSKAFQFFKWAHEMGFPHNAQSYFMMLEILGRQRNLNVARNFLFSIEKKSNGEVKLEDRFFNSLIRSYGEAGLFKESIKLFETMKSIGVSPSVVTFNSVLSILLRRGRTNMARAVYDEMLGTYGVTPDVYTYNILIRGFCKNSYIEEGFWFFKEMTSFDCDPDVVTYNTLVDGLCKAGKVSIAHNLVNGMNKKCKDLNSDIVTYTTLIRGYCMKQQVDKALFLLEEMTSRGLKPNVITYNTLIKGLCEGQKLDKVKDILGQMMGDGTFVPDTYTFNILIHAHCSSGNLDEAFKVFENMKNLQVPADSASYSVLIRSLCQRGDYDAAEKLFDELYENETLLSNYGSKPIAASYSPIFQYLCEHGKSKKAEKVLRQLMKRGTQDHLSYKTVIMGHCKEGAYENGYGILVWMLRRDFVPDFEIYDCLIDGFLRKDKPLLAKETLEKMLKSSYKPKTSTLHSILARILEKGCVHESTSLIVMMLERNIRQNINLSTENLLLLFGSGLRDKAFQIIELHYKNGYRVKIEEVVQFLCQRGKLPEACKMLLFSMEHHRNIDIDLCNSVIAALCKINKVSEAFNLCYELAEKGLHQELTCLNDLIAALEAGGRLKEAAFISKRMPRVQT, encoded by the exons ATGAGAAGTGGTCTGAGATGGGCTACAGCTGAGGATTTAAACAGTGGCCCTCAGAGTCTCTTATCACAAGTATTTACCAAGGAGCGTTTCATTCCAATCTCCAACTTCAGCTCTAATCCCTGTGCTGTTCTCAG GAAGTTATGGTCTGAGAAGACAGATAATCATACTAGGGTTCAAGAGCTCCACCAAAATGAGAAACCCAGATCAAGGAATTCGTGTAAAAGAGCCAAAGACATGGCTAATCTCATCAATTACAAACCTTGGTCAAATCAGTTGCTGTCTTCATTCACTACCCTTCTTTCCAAAACCAATGTGCTTCAGACTTTACGCCATATCAAGGAACCTTCCAAGGCCTTTCAGTTCTTCAAGTGGGCACATGAAATGGGTTTCCCGCACAATGCTCAATCCTACTTCATGATGTTGGAAATCCTTGGTCGTCAGAGGAATCTCAATGTTGCTAGgaattttctgttttccattgaGAAAAAGTCCAATGGAGAAGTCAAGCTTGAGGATAGGTTCTTCAATAGCTTAATTAGAAGTTATGGTGAAGCCGGCCTCTTCAAAGAATCCATTAAGCTTTTTGAGACTATGAAATCAATTGGTGTATCACCATCTGTGGTCACATTCAACAGTGTTTTGTCTATATTGCTAAGGCGGGGCCGGACCAATATGGCAAGAGCTGTGTACGATGAAATGCTTGGGACATACGGTGTCACTCCAGATGTGTACACATACAATATTTTGATCAGAGGGTTTTGCAAGAATTCCTACATTGAAGAAGGGTTTTGGTTCTTTAAAGAGATGACGAGCTTTGATTGCGATCCGGATGTTGTTACATATAATACACTCGTTGATGGCTTGTGTAAAGCAGGGAAGGTTAGTATAGCGCATAACTTAGTGAATGGTATGAACAAGAAATGCAAAGATTTGAATTCTGATATTGTGACTTACACAACTTTGATTAGAGGGTATTGTATGAAACAACAAGTAGATAAAGCATTGTTTCTTCTTGAAGAGATGACTAGTAGGGGGCTAAAGCCAAATGTAATTACGTACAATACTCTGATAAAAGGATTATGTGAGGGACAAAAGTTGGACAAGGTAAAGGATATTTTGGGCCAAATGATGGGAGATGGGACTTTCGTACCAGATACATATACCTTCAATATATTAATTCATGCACATTGTTCTTCAGGAAACCTGGATGAAGCATTTAAGGTgtttgaaaacatgaaaaaccttCAAGTCCCAGCAGATTCAGCCTCGTACAGTGTTCTGATTCGGAGTTTGTGTCAGAGAGGTGACTATGATGCAGCAGAGAAGCTGTTTGATGAATTATATGAGAATGAAACCTTGTTAAGTAATTATGGTTCCAAGCCAATTGCTGCCTCATATAGTCCTATTTTTCAATATTTGTGTGAACATGGGAAATCTAAGAAGGCTGAGAAGGTACTTAGACAGCTAATGAAAAGGGGAACACAAGATCACCTATCATATAAGACCGTGATTATGGGGCACTGTAAAGAAGGCGCATATgaaaatggttatgggattttggtATGGATGCTAAGAAGAGATTTTGTTCCTGATTTTGAGATATATGATTGTTTGATTGATGGTTTTCTTCGGAAGGATAAGCCTCTTCTTGCAAAGGAGACTCTAGAGAAAATGCTAAAGAGCTCATATAAACCTAAAACATCTACCTTGCATTCTATATTGGCAAGAATTTTGGAAAAAGGTTGTGTTCATGAGTCTACCTCCCTTATTGTCATGATGCTGGAGAGAAATATTAGACAAAATATAAACCTGTCAACTGAGAATTTACTGCTCCTTTTTGGCTCTGGACTGCGAGATAAAGCATTTCAGATTATTGAGTTGCACTATAAGAATGGATACCGTGTTAAAATAGAAGAAGTGGTTCAATTCCTTTGCCAAAGAGGAAAGCTACCAGAAGCATGCAAGATGTTGTTGTTTAGTATGGAACATCATAGAAATATTGATATTGACTTGTGTAATTCAGTTATTGCGGCCCTTTGTAAAATTAACAAGGTTTCAGAAGCATTTAATTTATGCTATGAATTAGCAGAGAAAGGTTTACATCAGGAACTGACATGCCTAAATGATCTGATAGCAGCTCTAGAGGCAGGAGGGAGATTAAAGGAAGCTGCATTTATATcgaagagaatgccgagagtccAGACCTAA